The Leptospira saintgironsiae genome contains the following window.
AAACAGATCCGTCTTGAGTATTTTCTTCGAAAGTAGGAGTTCCTAAAACAGCTTCTGCTTTAATTCTTTTATCTCCTTCTTTAACCATATTCGCTTCTACAACACGAATATCCGAATTCGGAACGTAAGCCGCCTCTGATTTTTTTTGTTCGGAAGAACAAGCTCCGAATATAAGTACCGCAGCAAATGATATTGCGGATAATTGACGTTTCATTCTTAACTCCTTAGCGCGAGCGCACTATTTAAAAAAGCGGCTCTATAGTTTTCGATAAAACGGATTTGTCACGCCGAATTTCTTAATTTTTGTTCTAGGATAATAAGAAGGTCGTCCAGATCTCGTTTCAGGCCTTGCACCTTTTCAGCGGTGAGACCTGATTCTTCCAACAATCGTTCCGGAATACATATCGCTTTTTTTTGCAATTTTTTTCCTTTTGTGGTCAGGCTTACCACAAGAGAACGTTCGTCCTGATCTGATCTATCTCTAGTCAACAGACCAGCGGATTCCATTTTTTTGAGAAGAGGAGTTAATGTCCCTGAATCCAGAAATAATTTATCTCCAATTTCTTTTAAAGGAATTTTATCGGTTTCCCAAAGGACAAGAAGAACAAGATATTGAGGGTACGTAATGTCAAACTCCTCCAAAAGCGGCCTGTATAATGCAGTCACCGCTCTAGAAGAAGCGTAAAGTGGGAAACAAATCTGTTTCTCTAACTTTAAGGATTCGTAATTCACTTGGAAAGAAGTTCCTCGATTTGTTTGTCTAGCTTTTCAGGAGGAGTCATAGGAGCGAATCTTTTGATCACATTTCCTTGTTTATCAATCAAGAACTTGGTAAAGTTCCATTTAATAGATTTTCCCAAAAGCCCTGGAGCCTGTTTTTTAAGGTATTGATAAACCGGATGAGCTCCGTCCCCATTCACTTCTATCTTTTTGAAAAGAGGGAAATTCACTCCGAAATTTACTTGGCAGAAACTTTCAATCTCTGCGTCACTTCCCGGCTCTTGGTGACCGAATTGGTCGCAAGGGAATCCTAATATCTCCAAACCTTTTCCTTTGTACTTGTCGTACATTTCTTGAAGTCCTTTATATTGAGGAGTAAATCCACATTGGCTTGCGGTATTGACGATTAAAAGGACCTTTCCTTTATAATCTTGTAATTTCTTTTCAGATCCGTTGTTTAAAGTAGCGGTTAGTTCGTATAAATTCTGGGCCACAGCTGGGCACCTCCTAGTTACGTAGTAAATAGATTGCATACAATTTAATTTTGTTCAATCTTTTTTAGAAAAATTCTAAACTTATATATTGAAAAAACGAAAAAATTTAAGACCATAGTCTAACTGCAAAAATTGGATTTAAGTAAAAAGGAGCAAAATAAATCCAAGGATTTGGCTCTTCTTCCAACATGATTTAAGAGGAATCAAAATGAATTTAATTTCTTTATTTCAAGGAAGAGAAGAAGTTCCAATACAAAGTGTGGAATCTGTCTCCGCAGATTGGGAAGAAGCAATTCTCATATGTAGTAAATGTGCGATGAAAATAAATGGAGAAACTAATGGCAGAAAAACCCGTCTGAAATCTGAATTAAAAGACGCTCTTCGGTCAGAAGGGATTAAAGGTGTAAAAGTTCTGGAAGTTTCGTGCTTAGATGTTTGCGAAAGGAATCGGATCGCAATCGGTTCCAGCAAAAATTCTCAAATGGGTAAACATATTCTTTTATCTCCGCCCGGTATTTCTGGAAGAAAACTTCTCCCGATAATATTGCCCAACCGATTTAGATCTTAAGCGAAAGTGAGAAAATAAACATACGATCTAACTTGGATGTATTGTTTTCGTGGGGATAAATCGAATCCATAGATCTTCTGTATTGGTAAGTAAATCTTACTAAAATCGCGGGATCCGGATGATAATCTAATGTCGCAGTTGCGCCACTAGTTTGAAAGCCATCCTTTGTATTTGTAACGATGATCATCTGGTCCCGATCCAGATATCTTTCTAATCTCATACCAATTCTCCAATCAGGCAAGAATCGATACGCTAGCCATAGATTTCCCACGTAGGTTTGTCTAAAAGCAGTACCATCCCGACGAAGATAGATTGGACCTTCAGGAGTATAAACCAGATCTTCTCTGCTAGCTCTTTCTTGGTAAGCAACATCAAAAGAAGAAGCTAATGTAAGTCGTTGGAATGGTTTCCATTCCGCGATAAAATTATTATAATACCTGGTTTCTTTCGGAGTAGTAGTCGGCTGTTCATTCCCTATAAAAGTATTCCAACGAAACATCAAGTTGCCTAGAGGATTCCATTCTAATCTAAAACCTCCTGAGATGTCCTTATTATTGTCCGTTACTACTTGGTATCCATTATTCAAATGAAGTTGGTAAGAAACTTTATCACTGATCTTTCCACTTAATCTTGCTCCCGAAACATAATAAGGTACGTAGTCTAGAGAGAATGCACGAGTATAAACAAAATTCTCATGAGAGATCCAAGACTCATATCCTAAATGCCCAAAATAAATCCCAGCATCCAACCAAGTAGATTTTCCTAAACGAACACCTCCATATGCTTCTTGCATGTTTCGAATAGATGATTCGTTAGAAGTTTTGCCTGTGGTCCCTTCTCCCGAATAATTTGCGACAACAGATGTACCGAATTGAACTGCGAACCTTCCTCTATATTTATCTGTTTCTACTTTGGCGTCTAGATAAGCTAAGTTGATATTGTACTCGTTGGTTCGAGTTGCTTGTGTTGTATATAATAGTTCTTTGGATGCGGGTCGGTTCAAACTGGCATTATAATAGCCGTCGACGAAGAAACCGAACTGGATCGGGATCACCAGATCCTCTTTTTTCTTAGGATTCAGTTCTTCATTTTTATGACCGTCTTCCTCTTCTTTACTTAAGACTGTCTTTTCTTTGGGTTTGCCTGAGGTCTCTTGAGTCTTTAAATCTTGAGAGAAAAGTGGTCCTGAAAATGAATAAACACAAAGTAAAAAAATAAATCTGGACAATCGCAATTTCTGGAACATGTCTTGGAAAAGTGGTTTTATTCCATATCCGTAAAATGTCTAATGAAAATTAATCCAAATCAAAAGGAAGAGCATTGATGGAAGAGAAAAGTCTACTCGTTACTGCCATTATTCTACTCAGCACAGCCGTTCTATGTGTTCCTGTTTTTAAAAAGTTAGGAATAGGATCTATTATAGGTTATGTCGTAGGAGGAATTTTAATCGGACCTCATGGGATCCGACTCGTTACCGGCGGGACCGAGATCATGCATTTTGCAGAATTCGGTGTGGTCCTTCTACTCTTTTTAATTGGGTTGGAGCTCCGACCTCAAACTCTTTGGGTACTCCGAAAACCGGTTTTCGGAATGGGATTTTTCCAAGTAGCAGTTTCTTCACTTTTATTAGGTGGATTGATCGGCTATCTATTCCAATTGGGCCTTATTCCTTCTATCATATTAGGGATCAGTTTATCACTTTCCTCTACTGCATTTGCTCTTCAATCCTTAGCAGAAAAAAATCAGCTCAATACTTCTTACGGAAGATCTGCATTTGCAATCCTTCTCTTCCAGGATTTAGCAGTTATTCCAGTAATGGCGATTCTTCCTTTGGCAGCTTTAGAACCGGGACAAACCGCTCATAATGGATTAAATTTTTATAAATTAGGAACTGCGGTTGCTGCTATTTTTTTAGTGATCTTAAGCGGACGTTTTTTGATGAGACCTCTTTTCAGAATGATCGCCGCTACTGGAAATCACGAAATTTTCGTGGCTCTCTCTTTGGTGCTCGTGCTTGGAGTTTCTTTTGCAATGGAAAAAGTGGGGCTTTCCATGGCGCTCGGTTCTTTCTTAGGAGGGGTGTTACTCGCTGATTCAGAATATAGACATGAATTAGAAGCTAACTTAGAACCTTTTAAAGGATTATTATTAGGTCTATTCTTCCTCGCGGTTGGTATGTCCATGAATTTGGATATTCTGATCAATCATCCATTCCTGATTTTTGGACTCGCCTTCGGACTAATGTCAGTAAAAGGGATTGTTCTTTTTGTATTAGGAAAGATCGCAAAACTAACTTCTGATTCATCTTCCAATCTTGCGGTTAGTATTTCTCAAGGTGGAGAATTTGCGTTTGTGATCCTGAATGTGGCTGCCCAGCTAAGTGTTTTATCTAAAGAAATTACTGACTATTCTATCGTCATAGTTACTGCGTCTATGATACTCACTCCTTTTGTAGGAATCATCAAAGAAAAAGTAATAGATCCTTATTTACACGAAGAAGAAGAAAGGCCCGCAGATCCAATTTATGAAAAGAACCGTGTGATCATTGCAGGTTTCGGAAGGGTCGGACAGATCATTTCCAGGATGTTATATCTGCATAAGATAAGGTTCACCGCGTTAGAGCATAATGCTGATCAAGTAAATGCTGCCAGAAAATTTGGTCATAAGATCTATTATGGAGATGCGAGTAGACTAGATCTATTAAATGCAGCGGGAGCTGCCCAAGCCGAAATACTTGTACTTGCTATCCAAGATGCGGAGTTATCTGTAAAAATCGCCAAGATCGCTAAAGAAAATTTTCCAAACTTAAGGATTGTTGCAAGAGCAAGAAATAGATCCCATTACTTCGATCTAATGGAACTGGGGATTGAAACGATACGAAGAGATACGTTTGCTTCTTCTTTAGAACTTGCAGAAGAAACTTTAAAAGACTTGGGATTTTTACCTTCGGAAGTAAAATACTTCATCCAAAAGTTCAGAGATTATGATGAAGGAATGGTCAAGGATCAATTCAAACTCAGACATAACGAAAAAGAACTGATCGCTTATTCTAAAAATGCAGTTCGTCAATTGGAAGAAGCCTTCGCCGCGGATATGTTACAGAAGGAAGCTTCTTAAGGACAAGGATCCCGATAAGCATCCAAACTTTGGTTTTTCAAAAAACCGGATAGACGATATGAGATCGACTGAGAACAGAAATCGTTCTTAGTCGTTCCATTCTCTACATATTCTATCTGAAAAACTGCAGAGCCTTTGTTTGGAAATGTTTCTTCTAAATTGCACCATCCGCCGTCATAACAACTTTCAGTAATAGCCCAGTCAAAGTTTCCGATCAGATCTGGAATTTGATCAGGATCATTTTTTAATCCTACAGACATTCCTCTAAAATGAGCAAGATCGGTAATCCAACGATTGAATCTGATCTGATCATCTGCGCTTAAAGAAAAACCTGTATCGTTTTGGTAACCATCCAAATTATCGGGATCTATTCCATCACAGCCTTTTGCTTTCGCCTTATCAAATCTTGCAGAAAGTATCGGGCTCAAAAGATCAATACGTCTGATATCCAACCATTGCTCATCAGGATAACCGCTGTAAACATTCCCTAAAATTTCAGGAGGGAATTTAGAAGCATCCGATCTATAATTTTCATAAGAGCCCACATCGATATAGCAGATCACTTTTTTACCAGAAGTATGTAATCTTTGGATCACTGTTGGATCCGAATCAGTCAGATCTAAATCTATATCAAATACTTGTGCATCAACCGATTCATCTAAGGTGCCAGAAAATTGGATTTGGAAAGATGTTCCAGGAGAAGGGATCCAAACTCTTGTTAAAAGAAATACTAATATAGAATCTCTTTCTCCATTAGAATGATCTTTGCAGGAACTCAAACAAAAGGAGAAGACTATAAGAAAAACAGAAAGAATCCGAAAAGAGAACATCGTTATAACCAGAAGTCCCAGTCATAACGATTAGAAGATAAGATCTCGAAAATTACTTATAGAATTTAAGATCAAGTGTGAAAAATGATCAAAGATCATCTGCAGGATTAGAAGTCGCAGGCTTTTTAATGCCTACCAATAAACTAGAAAACTCGGAAGCTTTCCACACTCCTTTTGCGTTTCTTTTTACAGTCACAGGTCTTGGAGTGTCAGCCCCAGAAGAAGGAAGAAATAATTTTTTCTGACCGGACTCTTCTGTTCCACTAAAACGATTTGAAGTTAGCGTAAAATTATAAGGAGGGTTAGAAGGTTTATAACCGTTTTGAAAAGAAGAACCAGGAAGATATGAACCTATCAAATAAGGATGTTGTTCTAACTGTCTTTTCACTAAATCGATCGTGTTCCGATTTATATTAAAACCTTTGTATCCATTGGGAGAAGTATCCGAGATGAGAGAGTTAGCATCCAAGCAAATGATTAAGGCCTTCTTACCTTCTTCTGCATTTTTAGAATAGATAGAAAGTGCCGCTAAAAGAACGATAACCGCTCCTTGAGAAGTACTTGCATTCGCATCTCTAAACGACTCAAAAGAAGAAAAATCGGCAGGCCAAGAATTTGCAGTTACAGTATAAGTTTCGTTTTGAGCAGACAACGTCGCTGCAAACAATAAAATTAAAAGAATAGAAACGTATTTTGGAATTCGATCCATAATTCTTCACCAATCCAAAGAATGAGGTCAGATTTAAATACTAAGTAAAAACAAGTCCAGAAAAAACTTTATGACAAAATTAGAAGACGGGGTTTTGAGTTTTGATTTAAGGGGGGAAATTTTTGCGGGCAGAGGGACTCGAACCCTCACTAGAAGCTTGGAAGGCTACGGTGCTAGCCATTACACCATGCCCGCGATAGACAAAAGTCAGTTTTTGGTTGGTGGGCGAGATGTCAATCGAAAAGAATGTTTTTTAAGTATGTGGGAATCTGAGCTTCAAAATTGGGAAAATATCCTTCCGGCGTTCAAGGCCTATCGGGATGAATTCCGTAATATTTATCATCTTAGAAACATTGGAAGTGTTTTACATTGGGATATGGAAATCGGTATCCCAAGTGACGGCTTAAGTGAGAGAGGGGACCAACTTAGTTTTCTCTCCGGGCTTGCTCATAAATCTTTTATAGGTGATTCGTTTCGTAACTTAGCAGAAAAAGCCAGAGAAGAAAACTCCCGCGCTGATGCTCCCGGTAAATCTCTTAGAGAAAGAGAACTGAATTTATTATTCAAAGATCTGGATCGTTCTTCTTGTTTACCAATTTCTTGGGTGGAAGAGTTTTCTAAGGTCACTAGCCAGGCACATTCTATATGGGTGGATGCAAGAAAGAAGAATGATGCTTCTTCTTTTCTTCCTATCTTACAAAAGATAGTAGATCTTGTTTTTCAGAAGGCTGATTATTTCGGTTATTCTACAGAAGCGTATGACGCTCTTTTAGATGAATATGAGCCGGAAGCAAAAGCAGCAGATTTAGAAATTCTATTTGCTGATCTCAGAAAATCTTTAGTTCCTTTGATTGCAAAGGCAAAGGATGCTAGCTTTCCTTTTCAGGGAAATTTTCCGATCGATTCTCAAATTCCTTTTAACACAAGTCTTCCTGTTCTATTGGGTTTGCCTGAATCAGGGTTTCGTTTGGATTCGAGCGCTCATCCATTCTCTACTTCTTTAGGTTCTTTTGATAAAAGGATCACCACACGTTATGAAGAATCTGATCCTATGTCTTCCGTGTATTCTGTTTTGCATGAAACTGGTCACGCTTTGTATGAAGCTGGGATTGCGCTAATTCCAGGAGGTCCTTCTCCCTTAAAAGATTCTGTTTCTTTAGGTGTTCACGAATCTCAAAGTCGTCTTTGGGAAAATCAGGTGGGACGATCTAAAGAATTTTGGGAAGGGATCTATCCGTTATTTTTGAAGAACTTAGGTATTTCAGAATCTTCTCTTCCTTTTTCTAAACTTTATTCTTTTGTGAATAAATCCAAACCTTCTTTGA
Protein-coding sequences here:
- a CDS encoding LIC13410 family lipoprotein, which translates into the protein MKRQLSAISFAAVLIFGACSSEQKKSEAAYVPNSDIRVVEANMVKEGDKRIKAEAVLGTPTFEENTQDGSVLEWYFESTTYQKNSYKTLADKPSRIDDSTKYIKVIVDKKGVIKKYEYKL
- a CDS encoding MarR family winged helix-turn-helix transcriptional regulator, whose translation is MNYESLKLEKQICFPLYASSRAVTALYRPLLEEFDITYPQYLVLLVLWETDKIPLKEIGDKLFLDSGTLTPLLKKMESAGLLTRDRSDQDERSLVVSLTTKGKKLQKKAICIPERLLEESGLTAEKVQGLKRDLDDLLIILEQKLRNSA
- a CDS encoding glutathione peroxidase — protein: MAQNLYELTATLNNGSEKKLQDYKGKVLLIVNTASQCGFTPQYKGLQEMYDKYKGKGLEILGFPCDQFGHQEPGSDAEIESFCQVNFGVNFPLFKKIEVNGDGAHPVYQYLKKQAPGLLGKSIKWNFTKFLIDKQGNVIKRFAPMTPPEKLDKQIEELLSK
- a CDS encoding porin → MSRFIFLLCVYSFSGPLFSQDLKTQETSGKPKEKTVLSKEEEDGHKNEELNPKKKEDLVIPIQFGFFVDGYYNASLNRPASKELLYTTQATRTNEYNINLAYLDAKVETDKYRGRFAVQFGTSVVANYSGEGTTGKTSNESSIRNMQEAYGGVRLGKSTWLDAGIYFGHLGYESWISHENFVYTRAFSLDYVPYYVSGARLSGKISDKVSYQLHLNNGYQVVTDNNKDISGGFRLEWNPLGNLMFRWNTFIGNEQPTTTPKETRYYNNFIAEWKPFQRLTLASSFDVAYQERASREDLVYTPEGPIYLRRDGTAFRQTYVGNLWLAYRFLPDWRIGMRLERYLDRDQMIIVTNTKDGFQTSGATATLDYHPDPAILVRFTYQYRRSMDSIYPHENNTSKLDRMFIFSLSLKI
- a CDS encoding monovalent cation:proton antiporter-2 (CPA2) family protein, coding for MEEKSLLVTAIILLSTAVLCVPVFKKLGIGSIIGYVVGGILIGPHGIRLVTGGTEIMHFAEFGVVLLLFLIGLELRPQTLWVLRKPVFGMGFFQVAVSSLLLGGLIGYLFQLGLIPSIILGISLSLSSTAFALQSLAEKNQLNTSYGRSAFAILLFQDLAVIPVMAILPLAALEPGQTAHNGLNFYKLGTAVAAIFLVILSGRFLMRPLFRMIAATGNHEIFVALSLVLVLGVSFAMEKVGLSMALGSFLGGVLLADSEYRHELEANLEPFKGLLLGLFFLAVGMSMNLDILINHPFLIFGLAFGLMSVKGIVLFVLGKIAKLTSDSSSNLAVSISQGGEFAFVILNVAAQLSVLSKEITDYSIVIVTASMILTPFVGIIKEKVIDPYLHEEEERPADPIYEKNRVIIAGFGRVGQIISRMLYLHKIRFTALEHNADQVNAARKFGHKIYYGDASRLDLLNAAGAAQAEILVLAIQDAELSVKIAKIAKENFPNLRIVARARNRSHYFDLMELGIETIRRDTFASSLELAEETLKDLGFLPSEVKYFIQKFRDYDEGMVKDQFKLRHNEKELIAYSKNAVRQLEEAFAADMLQKEAS
- a CDS encoding endo alpha-1,4 polygalactosaminidase encodes the protein MFSFRILSVFLIVFSFCLSSCKDHSNGERDSILVFLLTRVWIPSPGTSFQIQFSGTLDESVDAQVFDIDLDLTDSDPTVIQRLHTSGKKVICYIDVGSYENYRSDASKFPPEILGNVYSGYPDEQWLDIRRIDLLSPILSARFDKAKAKGCDGIDPDNLDGYQNDTGFSLSADDQIRFNRWITDLAHFRGMSVGLKNDPDQIPDLIGNFDWAITESCYDGGWCNLEETFPNKGSAVFQIEYVENGTTKNDFCSQSISYRLSGFLKNQSLDAYRDPCP
- a CDS encoding DUF6935 domain-containing protein is translated as MDRIPKYVSILLILLFAATLSAQNETYTVTANSWPADFSSFESFRDANASTSQGAVIVLLAALSIYSKNAEEGKKALIICLDANSLISDTSPNGYKGFNINRNTIDLVKRQLEQHPYLIGSYLPGSSFQNGYKPSNPPYNFTLTSNRFSGTEESGQKKLFLPSSGADTPRPVTVKRNAKGVWKASEFSSLLVGIKKPATSNPADDL
- a CDS encoding carboxypeptidase M32: MWESELQNWENILPAFKAYRDEFRNIYHLRNIGSVLHWDMEIGIPSDGLSERGDQLSFLSGLAHKSFIGDSFRNLAEKAREENSRADAPGKSLRERELNLLFKDLDRSSCLPISWVEEFSKVTSQAHSIWVDARKKNDASSFLPILQKIVDLVFQKADYFGYSTEAYDALLDEYEPEAKAADLEILFADLRKSLVPLIAKAKDASFPFQGNFPIDSQIPFNTSLPVLLGLPESGFRLDSSAHPFSTSLGSFDKRITTRYEESDPMSSVYSVLHETGHALYEAGIALIPGGPSPLKDSVSLGVHESQSRLWENQVGRSKEFWEGIYPLFLKNLGISESSLPFSKLYSFVNKSKPSLIRVEADQVTYNLHVILRFQIERAIFKKELALKDLSGAWKDGMKSLLGVDVPDDSKGFLQDVHWSGGAFGYFPTYSLGNIYAAQLYSAFLKQNPKFKDELKNRETSSLLDWLRKHVHSKGRSLEAKELIRQATGEEPNSKYLVEYLDSKIKEQESV